Proteins from a single region of Chryseomicrobium sp. FSL W7-1435:
- a CDS encoding sugar kinase, with protein MPKEKKVLTIGDAMITMNPLTTGPLRYVSTFERKVGGAELNFAIGCSRLGVDTAWVSRLGNDEFGRVIYNFARGEGVQMSHVEFVEGHPTSVNFKEIREDGSGKTFYYRTNSPVLTFTKEQFTKELFTGIDVFHISGVFMAIDPQNVLLIQHLVKLAKESGVTVSFDPNLRLKLWTIEQAREAYTLLWPYIDIVLTGLEEIELLLGYSDQDSLATFSDQHQIQDFVIKDGANGSHLYSDGKWVTAEAFPVTPIDTVGAGDGFDAAYIYTSLQNLPASERLRVANGAGALVTTVSGDNEGLPYLAELNRFIKSESVIER; from the coding sequence ATGCCAAAGGAAAAGAAAGTCCTCACGATTGGGGACGCAATGATTACGATGAACCCACTAACAACCGGGCCACTACGATATGTGTCGACGTTCGAGCGAAAAGTCGGTGGTGCAGAGTTAAACTTTGCAATCGGCTGCTCACGCCTTGGGGTAGATACAGCATGGGTCAGCCGCTTAGGAAATGATGAGTTTGGCCGTGTCATCTACAACTTTGCACGAGGAGAAGGCGTACAAATGTCGCATGTGGAATTTGTCGAAGGCCATCCGACATCCGTGAACTTCAAAGAGATCCGTGAAGACGGTTCAGGCAAGACATTTTATTACCGCACGAACTCACCTGTACTGACTTTCACAAAAGAGCAGTTTACAAAAGAGTTGTTTACAGGAATCGACGTCTTCCATATCTCAGGAGTATTCATGGCGATCGACCCACAGAATGTACTACTGATTCAACACCTTGTGAAACTTGCCAAAGAGTCGGGAGTGACGGTGTCATTTGATCCAAATCTTCGTTTAAAGCTTTGGACGATTGAACAAGCAAGAGAAGCTTATACACTTTTATGGCCATACATAGATATTGTCTTGACGGGATTAGAGGAAATCGAGTTATTGCTCGGTTACAGTGACCAAGACAGTTTAGCGACTTTCAGTGATCAACACCAGATCCAAGATTTCGTAATTAAAGACGGGGCAAACGGCTCGCATCTTTATTCAGATGGAAAATGGGTAACTGCGGAAGCATTTCCTGTTACTCCAATTGATACAGTTGGCGCAGGGGACGGATTCGACGCAGCTTATATTTATACCTCTCTGCAAAATCTTCCCGCATCTGAAAGACTGCGAGTGGCAAATGGTGCCGGAGCGCTAGTTACAACTGTGTCAGGAGATAATGAGGGATTACCTTATTTAGCAGAACTAAACCGGTTTATTAAAAGTGAATCGGTAATTGAACGGTAG
- a CDS encoding DUF917 domain-containing protein, which produces MRKIGKQEIEDISIGAALLGTGGGGDPYIGKLMALQAIEEFGPITLLDANEVPDDAIVVPTAMMGAPTVMVEKIPSGEEATIAFESLKDFLGKDIYATMPIEAGGVNSLLPFALAAKQGLPVVDADGMGRAFPELQMVTFYLEGLSATPMMLTDEKGNALLLNTIDSVWAERLARGATIEMGGSVMLAIYPMTGAQLKKSSIQGILTLEQEIGRAIREAKVKQYDAIDAVLELTSGQRLFQGKVTDIDRKTETGFARGIAKIEGIGADQGDTLELFFQNEHLLAKKGEKVVCMTPDLIAVLDADTGMPITTEGMRYGTRCVVVGMPCHSMWRTEKGVATAGPRYFGYEFDYVPLEQLSEKEVTSQ; this is translated from the coding sequence ATGAGGAAAATAGGAAAACAAGAAATCGAAGACATCTCCATTGGTGCAGCCTTGCTCGGAACAGGTGGAGGCGGAGACCCATACATTGGAAAACTGATGGCCCTTCAAGCAATTGAAGAGTTTGGTCCGATTACATTACTGGATGCAAATGAAGTGCCCGATGACGCGATTGTTGTCCCGACAGCTATGATGGGTGCGCCGACAGTGATGGTTGAAAAAATCCCAAGCGGTGAAGAAGCTACTATTGCCTTTGAATCGTTAAAAGATTTTTTAGGAAAAGACATTTATGCCACTATGCCGATCGAAGCAGGTGGAGTCAATTCCTTGTTGCCTTTTGCTTTAGCGGCGAAACAAGGACTTCCTGTTGTTGATGCAGACGGAATGGGAAGAGCGTTTCCTGAACTTCAAATGGTGACGTTTTATTTAGAAGGATTGTCAGCAACACCGATGATGCTAACCGATGAAAAAGGGAACGCACTTCTTTTAAATACAATTGATAGTGTGTGGGCGGAACGATTGGCTCGCGGGGCCACCATTGAAATGGGTGGATCTGTCATGCTTGCGATTTATCCGATGACGGGTGCGCAGTTGAAGAAGTCTTCCATCCAAGGGATTCTAACATTGGAGCAAGAAATTGGCCGAGCGATTCGTGAAGCAAAAGTAAAACAATATGATGCCATCGATGCTGTATTGGAATTGACTAGCGGACAGCGACTTTTCCAAGGGAAAGTGACGGATATCGACCGCAAGACGGAAACAGGGTTTGCTCGAGGAATTGCGAAGATTGAAGGGATCGGGGCAGATCAAGGCGACACACTCGAGCTGTTTTTCCAAAACGAGCATTTGCTAGCCAAAAAAGGCGAAAAAGTGGTCTGTATGACACCCGACTTGATTGCTGTTTTGGATGCGGATACTGGTATGCCGATCACTACGGAAGGCATGCGTTATGGGACGCGATGTGTCGTAGTCGGAATGCCGTGTCATTCGATGTGGCGTACTGAAAAAGGTGTGGCAACTGCGGGACCACGCTACTTTGGATATGAGTTTGATTATGTGCCGCTCGAACAGTTATCGGAGAAAGAGGTGACGTCTCAATGA
- a CDS encoding cytosine permease: METSRETKLVTDYEREPVPVEKRKGWFRLSIVWLGAIIALSAIILGGTLAGGMTITQAITASFIGTFLLACLSAACGVVGAKTHLSTSLVSAFALGRYGSYAVSIVLAIALFGWFGVQLDLFGHSLAQIMNTSFGVEINPKILVVVGGILMTTTAVIGYKAIEKLSLVAVPLLGILIVASLIKVASTGGGIRENLFGEPISLGVAVSLIIGSLAVGAIIGPDISRYAKSPKDAVISSFVGFFVGFSLVLIAAILLAKATTQVDIIAIMLGVGWGTGAMLVLILAQWTTNDNNLYSSALGFSVIFKRMPKYQLTIIAGVIGTGMAIAGIYENFIPFLIFLSALIPPIGGIYVADYFVSKSKYSFENLDTIPALQPVNIGVWVVASFAAFATTPAPTGFGWFTLTGASGIDAFLIALVLQGIVSKVMQPKALPALKTAK; this comes from the coding sequence ATGGAGACAAGTAGAGAAACAAAGTTAGTAACAGATTATGAGAGAGAGCCAGTTCCAGTAGAGAAGAGAAAAGGTTGGTTTCGATTATCAATTGTTTGGCTAGGGGCTATCATTGCCTTATCCGCCATTATTTTAGGTGGAACACTTGCAGGTGGAATGACCATCACACAAGCCATTACGGCATCCTTTATAGGAACATTTTTATTAGCCTGTCTAAGTGCTGCATGTGGAGTCGTTGGGGCTAAGACACATTTATCAACATCTTTAGTGTCAGCATTTGCACTCGGACGCTATGGCTCGTACGCAGTGTCCATCGTGCTAGCTATCGCTTTATTTGGCTGGTTCGGTGTCCAACTCGATTTATTTGGCCATAGTCTCGCACAGATTATGAACACATCATTTGGTGTAGAAATCAATCCTAAAATTCTTGTCGTCGTCGGCGGTATTTTAATGACAACAACTGCCGTCATCGGATATAAAGCTATTGAAAAACTAAGTTTAGTTGCTGTTCCATTACTCGGAATTTTAATTGTCGCATCTCTTATCAAAGTGGCATCAACAGGAGGTGGCATTCGAGAAAATCTTTTTGGGGAACCAATTTCATTAGGTGTTGCAGTTTCACTTATTATCGGCTCTCTAGCAGTTGGCGCCATCATCGGACCAGACATCTCTCGTTACGCTAAATCGCCAAAAGATGCAGTGATTTCATCCTTTGTCGGGTTTTTTGTAGGGTTCAGTTTAGTGTTGATTGCAGCAATCTTACTAGCAAAAGCTACAACACAAGTAGACATCATTGCCATCATGCTAGGTGTTGGATGGGGAACAGGAGCCATGCTCGTGTTGATCCTTGCGCAGTGGACGACAAACGACAACAACTTGTACTCCTCAGCACTAGGGTTTTCCGTCATCTTTAAACGCATGCCAAAGTATCAATTGACAATCATTGCAGGTGTCATTGGGACAGGAATGGCCATCGCCGGGATCTATGAAAACTTCATTCCGTTTCTAATATTCTTGAGCGCATTGATCCCTCCAATCGGCGGCATCTACGTGGCAGACTATTTTGTATCAAAATCGAAGTACAGTTTCGAGAATCTAGATACCATTCCGGCCCTTCAGCCTGTAAACATCGGTGTCTGGGTAGTCGCGTCATTTGCAGCATTCGCAACAACTCCAGCTCCGACCGGTTTTGGTTGGTTTACATTAACTGGCGCGTCAGGAATCGATGCATTTTTGATTGCGCTTGTGTTGCAAGGAATTGTCTCTAAAGTGATGCAACCGAAGGCATTACCTGCTTTAAAAACTGCGAAATAA
- the allD gene encoding ureidoglycolate dehydrogenase: protein MTTVTKPHQEVKELAISKFVAAGVSTEHAEKVADVLIHADLRGVNSHGVLRTEHYVNRIKAGGINPVAKPLFTASGPVTGTVDGNDGFGHVNADIAMDHAINMAKTAGVGMVTVTNSSHCGALSYFVEKAANENLIGMAMTHTDKIMVPFGGREAFLGTNPIAYGIPARDNKPFILDMATSTVALGKILQHRELGKEIPVGWGVDEQGNAVTDPHAVTALTPFGGPKGYGLSVIVDIFSGLLAGAAFGPHIAPMYDGLDQPRKLGHYVCVINPSFFTSLDGFLDSMDQMMNELRQVEPAAGFSQVLVPGEIEQQNEERSLQEGITIASSVYKFLATP from the coding sequence ATGACAACCGTAACTAAACCTCATCAAGAAGTGAAGGAACTAGCGATTTCTAAATTCGTAGCAGCAGGTGTATCTACCGAGCATGCTGAAAAAGTAGCGGACGTATTGATTCATGCCGACCTCCGAGGAGTCAACTCACACGGCGTGTTGCGCACCGAGCACTACGTGAACCGGATCAAAGCAGGCGGCATAAATCCGGTAGCTAAACCACTCTTTACCGCATCCGGCCCTGTCACTGGGACAGTCGACGGCAATGACGGATTCGGACATGTCAACGCAGACATCGCCATGGACCACGCAATCAACATGGCGAAAACAGCAGGAGTGGGCATGGTGACTGTCACTAATAGTAGTCACTGTGGCGCACTTAGCTATTTTGTGGAGAAAGCTGCAAATGAAAACTTGATTGGAATGGCAATGACCCATACCGATAAAATCATGGTACCGTTTGGTGGCCGAGAAGCGTTCTTAGGGACAAACCCAATCGCCTACGGTATTCCGGCACGAGACAACAAACCATTCATTCTTGACATGGCAACGTCCACAGTTGCGCTCGGGAAAATCCTTCAGCACCGAGAACTCGGAAAAGAAATTCCGGTAGGCTGGGGTGTTGATGAACAAGGAAACGCGGTGACGGATCCTCATGCAGTGACGGCATTGACACCATTTGGCGGTCCAAAAGGCTACGGATTATCGGTCATTGTGGATATCTTTTCTGGTCTACTTGCAGGGGCTGCATTCGGTCCGCACATCGCACCGATGTATGATGGGTTGGACCAGCCACGTAAACTTGGGCACTATGTCTGTGTAATCAATCCATCCTTCTTCACGTCTCTTGATGGCTTCCTTGATTCTATGGATCAGATGATGAATGAGCTTCGTCAAGTGGAACCGGCAGCAGGCTTTTCACAAGTTCTTGTCCCAGGAGAAATTGAGCAACAAAATGAAGAGCGGAGTTTGCAAGAAGGTATTACAATTGCATCTTCAGTTTACAAGTTTTTAGCAACGCCTTAA
- a CDS encoding hydantoinase/oxoprolinase family protein, which translates to MTTYRIGIDVGGTHTDAVLLDEQYKVIAEIKEATTQDVSTGIYKAVNYLLKTSDVPRDQIRYAMLGTTHCTNAIVERKRLNKVAAIRIGVPATLGIKPLVGVPDDLRDILGKHVYLVRGGHEFDGRTIVELDEDHLYKIAEEIKGQVDSVAITSVFSPVSTDHEVRAQQIMQEVLGEDVAISLSSEIGSVGLLERENATILNAAVVNVAKATANGFIHALKEEGVDAQVFFGQNDGTLMSVEYTVKYPILTIACGPTNSIRGASYLTTTADALVVDVGGTTTDIGVLANSFPRQSSLAVEIGGVRTNFRMPDITSVGLGGGTVVRVDPDGKVKLGPDSVGYRLTEEALVFGGNTLTTTDIIVAKGMAKIGDPAKVAHLSATFVEEVFSHITEMVEAAIDRMKTSSEDVPVILVGGGSVLVPDQLKGASIVMRPDHFGVANAIGSAISQVSGQIERIFMVDELGREKTIQLAKELAIQEAVGAGANLETIEIVDFEDIPLAYLPGNATKIKVKAAGDL; encoded by the coding sequence ATGACAACCTATCGAATTGGAATTGATGTAGGGGGCACCCATACAGATGCGGTTTTATTAGATGAACAGTACAAGGTCATCGCAGAGATCAAGGAAGCGACAACACAAGATGTAAGTACCGGGATTTATAAGGCAGTCAACTATCTCCTTAAGACGTCCGATGTACCAAGAGATCAGATTCGCTATGCAATGTTAGGCACAACACATTGTACCAATGCAATTGTAGAGCGGAAGCGTTTGAACAAGGTAGCCGCTATTCGAATTGGGGTTCCGGCTACATTAGGTATCAAACCGCTTGTTGGTGTGCCGGATGATCTACGAGACATCCTTGGAAAACACGTATACTTGGTCCGTGGAGGGCACGAGTTCGATGGCCGAACAATTGTAGAATTAGACGAAGACCATCTGTATAAGATTGCGGAAGAAATTAAAGGCCAAGTGGACTCCGTAGCCATCACGTCTGTTTTCTCTCCTGTGTCGACAGATCATGAGGTGAGAGCACAACAAATCATGCAAGAAGTGCTGGGTGAAGATGTGGCCATTTCCCTTTCAAGCGAGATTGGCAGTGTCGGGTTACTTGAGCGAGAAAATGCCACGATTCTAAATGCAGCCGTGGTCAATGTCGCAAAAGCTACTGCAAATGGATTTATTCATGCGTTAAAAGAAGAAGGCGTTGATGCCCAAGTATTTTTTGGTCAAAATGATGGCACCTTGATGTCTGTCGAATATACAGTGAAGTATCCTATTCTGACAATTGCATGCGGCCCAACCAATAGTATCCGAGGCGCATCTTATCTGACCACTACAGCAGATGCACTTGTTGTAGATGTAGGGGGAACCACTACAGATATTGGCGTGTTGGCAAACTCTTTTCCAAGACAGTCATCTTTAGCTGTAGAGATTGGAGGCGTGCGGACAAATTTTCGTATGCCGGATATCACTTCGGTCGGTCTCGGTGGCGGCACAGTCGTAAGGGTAGATCCGGATGGGAAAGTTAAGCTCGGACCAGACAGCGTAGGCTACCGGTTGACTGAAGAGGCGCTTGTATTCGGAGGCAATACCTTGACGACGACGGATATCATCGTAGCAAAAGGGATGGCGAAAATTGGGGATCCAGCAAAAGTAGCGCATCTGTCAGCGACATTTGTAGAGGAGGTCTTTTCGCATATTACGGAAATGGTCGAAGCTGCAATTGATCGGATGAAGACATCGAGCGAGGATGTACCTGTTATCCTAGTGGGGGGCGGAAGTGTGTTAGTGCCCGACCAGCTCAAAGGAGCCTCTATCGTAATGCGTCCTGATCATTTTGGAGTGGCGAACGCTATTGGGTCGGCCATTTCTCAAGTAAGCGGTCAAATCGAGCGTATTTTTATGGTAGATGAGCTAGGCCGAGAGAAGACCATTCAGTTAGCAAAAGAACTTGCGATTCAAGAGGCTGTCGGAGCTGGTGCGAATCTAGAAACGATTGAGATTGTAGACTTCGAAGATATCCCGCTTGCGTATCTGCCTGGAAATGCAACAAAAATCAAGGTAAAAGCGGCAGGGGATTTGTAG
- a CDS encoding nucleoside hydrolase, with amino-acid sequence MTKTPVIIDCDPGIDDVMALLLAFASDELDIRLITTEPGNQTQDKTIYNARAFASYMKQNIEIARGLDAPFFRQLAVAGYVHGETGLGNWTLPEPTLPESDRTAIEAMKDVLMTSEEPIVLIATGPLTNIAALLFAHPEVKPKIRYISYMGGAAVGGNTTPTTEFNVFVDPHAADIVFRSGVPIVMSGLDLTHKSFVTLEEIAEIEALGTELAEQISSLLKFYTSYAKQTPFHEENYETNIRLHDLCAVSYVVRPELFKGDDYHVEVEIEGRLTAGTTVVDYMERTGLPKNVHVLHTVDRDAFRDHFFEAIKKMDRYIEKVPVSILE; translated from the coding sequence ATGACCAAAACCCCAGTAATCATCGACTGCGACCCAGGCATCGACGACGTCATGGCACTCTTGCTCGCCTTCGCATCGGACGAGCTCGATATTCGCCTCATCACTACAGAGCCGGGGAATCAAACGCAAGATAAGACCATCTACAACGCCCGAGCATTTGCAAGCTACATGAAGCAAAACATCGAAATTGCACGAGGTCTAGATGCACCATTCTTCCGTCAGCTAGCGGTAGCTGGATACGTTCACGGAGAGACAGGTCTTGGCAACTGGACTCTTCCCGAACCGACACTGCCAGAAAGTGACCGCACCGCAATTGAAGCGATGAAAGATGTCTTGATGACAAGTGAGGAACCGATTGTGTTGATTGCGACCGGACCACTGACAAACATCGCCGCACTGCTGTTTGCCCACCCGGAAGTAAAACCAAAGATCCGGTACATTTCCTATATGGGCGGTGCCGCAGTCGGAGGCAACACGACACCGACGACAGAGTTCAATGTCTTCGTTGATCCACATGCTGCAGACATTGTGTTCCGTTCCGGTGTGCCGATTGTCATGAGTGGTCTCGACCTGACACACAAATCCTTTGTGACGTTGGAGGAGATTGCTGAGATTGAAGCACTCGGCACAGAACTAGCCGAGCAAATCAGTTCATTGCTGAAATTTTATACCAGTTATGCGAAGCAGACACCGTTCCACGAAGAGAACTATGAAACTAACATTCGACTACACGATCTATGTGCGGTTTCTTATGTCGTAAGACCGGAGTTGTTCAAAGGAGACGATTACCATGTCGAAGTGGAAATCGAAGGTCGGCTGACGGCAGGTACGACGGTCGTCGATTATATGGAACGCACAGGCTTGCCGAAAAATGTGCATGTGTTACATACGGTGGACCGAGACGCATTCCGTGACCACTTTTTCGAAGCAATCAAGAAAATGGACCGCTATATTGAAAAGGTGCCTGTCAGCATTTTGGAGTAG
- a CDS encoding TetR/AcrR family transcriptional regulator yields MSTREKIKEAALQLFAEKGFVGMTMSEIAKEVGIKAPSIYAFYKNKQDLFLELYSDVLRGHSTIVTKQVNKETPIKEQLYTLLKSVLDYQFDTDQKNKIVIRLISFPPDFLENEILEKFQDFETSEKKYIEALLQVGIDQQEVLDQDLTTMSETLLCLMDGLFWEMQRLSKEQMYQRLERVFTVYWSGIAKR; encoded by the coding sequence ATGTCGACACGAGAAAAAATCAAAGAAGCCGCACTCCAGCTATTCGCCGAAAAAGGATTTGTAGGAATGACCATGAGCGAAATTGCAAAAGAAGTGGGCATCAAAGCTCCGTCAATATACGCATTTTATAAAAACAAACAAGATCTATTTCTCGAACTTTACAGCGATGTATTACGTGGCCACTCCACAATCGTAACCAAACAAGTAAATAAAGAAACACCAATCAAAGAACAGCTCTATACACTACTGAAATCAGTACTGGATTATCAGTTTGATACCGATCAAAAAAACAAAATTGTGATTCGTCTCATTTCGTTTCCACCCGACTTTCTAGAAAATGAGATTTTAGAGAAGTTCCAAGACTTTGAAACAAGCGAAAAAAAATACATAGAAGCACTGTTACAAGTCGGTATCGACCAACAAGAAGTGCTCGATCAAGATCTAACTACCATGTCAGAAACATTGCTCTGTCTCATGGATGGTCTCTTCTGGGAAATGCAACGACTCTCGAAGGAGCAGATGTATCAACGACTGGAACGCGTATTTACAGTGTATTGGTCAGGCATTGCCAAAAGGTAA
- a CDS encoding type II toxin-antitoxin system PemK/MazF family toxin — MTNNLVPGDVYRLYFTNEPPEPGGKDRPGLFLGFKNEQNIWIVLKVTGKEYRDKRVKINHPLTGGIGLSKDSWAQCDWYLLLPSNVRLGTYYGRLHPQDLQRIMMRFQDLHSN; from the coding sequence ATGACTAACAATCTTGTTCCAGGAGATGTTTATCGTTTGTATTTTACGAATGAACCACCAGAGCCGGGCGGTAAAGACCGCCCCGGTTTATTTTTGGGATTTAAAAATGAACAGAATATTTGGATAGTTTTAAAGGTTACCGGCAAAGAGTACCGTGATAAAAGAGTGAAAATCAATCATCCGTTAACTGGAGGAATCGGTCTTTCGAAAGATTCCTGGGCACAGTGTGATTGGTATCTTCTTCTACCAAGCAATGTGAGACTAGGTACATATTATGGTCGTTTACATCCACAAGATTTACAAAGAATAATGATGAGATTTCAGGACTTACATAGCAATTGA
- a CDS encoding M23 family metallopeptidase, whose product MNKLTKILVALALMLTLVVTLNTPGASAAQFFVKPSAGSYTSTFGYRASTGTYHYGIDIATSGTVAVNASAAGTVRVAANGCADVGFYGSTCNSGWGNYVIVTHNAANGQVFETVYAHLKGALSVSVGQKVSQGQRLGTMGSSGSSTGQHLHFELHKGMRSGSSTAVDPMPYITGQIDPSPVSYHTYDGTWAVVKIVHPNGGSTANLFQHVGYGIIGTLPVGNTYKVYDQAVFSADNTKYYNVGPGYIHNAYGAINNHHAVVDASITTYTQPNGTVVNRTVTKGTYRIHAAKDGWYDLGASTWVKADKIKVIKNP is encoded by the coding sequence ATGAATAAATTAACGAAGATTCTTGTAGCACTGGCCCTCATGTTGACGTTGGTGGTCACACTCAATACGCCAGGAGCAAGTGCAGCCCAGTTTTTTGTTAAGCCAAGTGCAGGCTCCTATACAAGCACTTTTGGCTATCGTGCCTCAACGGGGACTTACCACTATGGGATAGACATTGCTACATCTGGTACTGTTGCGGTTAACGCATCAGCTGCTGGTACTGTGCGAGTCGCTGCCAACGGGTGTGCGGATGTAGGTTTCTACGGCAGCACGTGTAACTCAGGTTGGGGAAATTATGTCATCGTCACGCATAACGCCGCAAACGGACAAGTCTTTGAGACGGTGTATGCACACCTAAAAGGCGCACTCAGCGTAAGCGTCGGCCAAAAAGTTTCTCAAGGGCAACGTCTTGGCACAATGGGATCAAGTGGTAGCTCGACAGGGCAACACCTCCACTTCGAACTACATAAAGGGATGCGCTCAGGAAGCTCTACAGCAGTAGACCCTATGCCATACATCACAGGTCAAATCGATCCAAGTCCGGTCTCGTATCACACATACGATGGGACATGGGCAGTGGTGAAAATCGTACACCCGAATGGTGGAAGTACAGCGAACCTGTTCCAACACGTCGGTTACGGCATCATTGGCACGCTTCCTGTAGGAAACACGTACAAAGTATATGATCAGGCTGTATTCTCAGCAGACAACACGAAGTACTATAATGTAGGTCCTGGGTATATCCACAATGCCTATGGTGCTATCAACAATCACCATGCCGTTGTTGACGCATCCATCACGACGTATACACAACCGAATGGTACTGTCGTCAACCGCACTGTTACAAAAGGGACGTATCGTATCCACGCTGCAAAGGATGGTTGGTACGACCTTGGAGCCAGCACGTGGGTGAAAGCCGACAAAATCAAAGTCATCAAAAACCCATAA
- the hxlB gene encoding 6-phospho-3-hexuloisomerase gives MKTIQTIVDEMKKVLSEVHSQQYHQLVELLQQDRRFFFTGEGRSGFIMKAVAMRMMHAEKEVYVVGETITPAIRNGDVLIVLSGSGTTSSSVHSATQASKSGATVFLVTADEDVLGTAPFLQGLVLPAATKSKKHAHRKTIQPLGNQFDQAAHLLLDAAIIDAIEGTSYDSLKDNHANLE, from the coding sequence ATGAAAACGATTCAGACCATTGTTGATGAAATGAAAAAAGTCCTTTCTGAAGTTCACTCACAACAGTATCACCAACTCGTCGAATTGTTGCAGCAAGACAGACGCTTCTTTTTTACAGGAGAAGGTCGTTCTGGGTTTATTATGAAAGCGGTTGCGATGCGGATGATGCATGCTGAGAAAGAAGTGTATGTCGTTGGTGAAACGATTACTCCAGCTATTCGGAATGGAGATGTACTTATTGTATTGTCAGGTTCCGGCACTACCTCATCAAGTGTTCATAGTGCCACTCAAGCCAGCAAGTCTGGAGCCACCGTGTTTTTAGTAACTGCAGATGAAGATGTACTAGGAACAGCACCTTTTCTTCAAGGTCTTGTACTCCCAGCTGCAACCAAGTCTAAAAAACATGCACATCGTAAGACAATCCAGCCATTAGGCAACCAGTTTGACCAAGCAGCACACTTACTTTTAGATGCTGCCATTATCGATGCAATTGAAGGAACATCTTACGATTCGCTAAAAGACAACCATGCGAATCTGGAATAG
- a CDS encoding substrate-binding domain-containing protein, whose protein sequence is MKKITMMDVAKEAGVSKSTVSQYINNRYEYMSHETRERIEQAIKDLGYIPNFIAKSLKQKKTSTIGVIVANILHAFSTEIIRAIEDVAGEHNMHVFVCNADDNPEKEKDYIEMLLAKQVDGLIILPTGGNIDLYCSLKKMNFPIVFMDRKIHPTLYPTLLLDNHAAADMAVSQLILAGSKKIGFISSTILPQVTPRMERLEGYRHTLMLNGLEVNEQWIVQGKGEDIRHQLVALFKDGNFPDAFFTGNDLSLIELLKFTKQNNLQIPEDLRVVTIDDSPYLDAFTPSITVVKQPTFEMGRGAATLLLKLIKHPIFKEEYDAKRYSPTLIKRESIQMERM, encoded by the coding sequence ATGAAGAAAATCACAATGATGGATGTAGCAAAAGAAGCAGGCGTATCCAAAAGTACGGTTTCGCAATATATAAACAATCGCTATGAATACATGTCTCATGAAACAAGAGAACGTATCGAACAAGCGATCAAAGACCTGGGCTATATTCCAAACTTCATTGCAAAAAGCCTGAAACAAAAAAAGACATCTACCATTGGTGTAATCGTTGCAAATATCTTACACGCGTTCTCTACAGAAATTATCCGGGCTATTGAAGATGTAGCTGGAGAACACAATATGCATGTATTTGTCTGTAACGCTGACGACAATCCTGAAAAAGAAAAAGACTACATCGAGATGCTTCTTGCTAAGCAAGTCGATGGTCTCATCATCTTGCCTACTGGCGGCAATATCGATCTGTACTGCTCGCTAAAAAAAATGAACTTTCCTATTGTCTTTATGGATAGAAAGATTCATCCGACATTGTATCCTACACTACTGCTTGATAACCATGCAGCAGCTGACATGGCGGTGTCACAATTAATTCTAGCAGGCAGCAAAAAAATCGGATTTATTAGTTCCACAATTCTTCCTCAAGTAACTCCTCGGATGGAGCGACTGGAAGGGTATCGCCACACATTGATGTTGAATGGATTAGAAGTCAATGAGCAGTGGATTGTCCAAGGTAAGGGAGAAGACATCCGACATCAACTCGTTGCACTTTTCAAAGATGGAAACTTTCCAGATGCGTTTTTCACAGGAAATGACCTTTCACTTATCGAATTATTGAAGTTTACAAAACAAAATAACTTGCAAATACCAGAAGACCTACGTGTTGTGACAATCGATGATTCCCCGTATCTCGATGCATTCACACCCTCCATCACAGTAGTCAAACAGCCTACATTTGAGATGGGCAGAGGAGCAGCAACGTTATTACTAAAATTGATCAAACACCCGATCTTCAAAGAAGAGTATGACGCGAAACGCTATTCGCCAACGCTGATTAAACGGGAATCCATACAAATGGAGCGAATGTAA